A genomic segment from Bacteroidia bacterium encodes:
- a CDS encoding GNAT family N-acetyltransferase, which produces MKIHLIHHDNQISFCRDEFYALRRKMDALYYDPLTSADAAELEEEVMGSVQASDHMLWGILERDGYYFGYFRYVTMPDGMANTLFLFAPQEEAGEELVNKVWEMVTWRMKTKAHRELVWRSRQEFWIPFKEKLGGRRSNSGFSFRLNLSDVNRNQLEQWIREGEDVSKGFSVLEQDYLEEKYIEEMAGLTNQLVQDMPREDGDLVLRSSAEIIRTLQQQGRNAGMKQLQLVLFDPQNKIAGTTLIRYKHEHMEIDQRITGVHRNYRRRGLAKYLKALMMKKILEQFPDCPSVRTECFAMNLPMIALNKAMGYRIAAREADHVFQNLM; this is translated from the coding sequence ATGAAAATTCATCTTATACATCACGACAATCAAATCTCTTTCTGCCGGGACGAATTCTATGCCTTGCGAAGGAAGATGGATGCGTTGTATTACGATCCCCTTACTTCTGCAGACGCAGCAGAACTGGAAGAGGAGGTGATGGGATCTGTTCAGGCATCGGATCATATGTTATGGGGAATCCTGGAGAGAGATGGGTACTATTTCGGGTACTTTCGTTACGTTACCATGCCCGACGGCATGGCCAATACGCTTTTTCTTTTTGCACCGCAGGAGGAGGCCGGTGAGGAATTGGTGAATAAGGTGTGGGAGATGGTGACCTGGCGAATGAAAACCAAAGCTCACCGGGAGCTGGTGTGGAGAAGCAGGCAGGAGTTCTGGATCCCTTTCAAGGAAAAATTAGGCGGAAGAAGAAGTAATAGCGGATTTTCATTCCGTCTGAACCTGAGCGATGTAAACCGGAATCAGCTGGAACAATGGATCCGTGAAGGAGAAGATGTTAGTAAGGGTTTTTCTGTGCTGGAACAAGATTACCTGGAGGAGAAGTACATTGAAGAAATGGCAGGTTTGACCAATCAGCTGGTCCAGGATATGCCGCGGGAAGACGGGGACCTTGTCTTACGTTCATCTGCTGAAATAATCAGGACCCTCCAGCAACAGGGCCGGAATGCAGGCATGAAACAGCTGCAGCTGGTACTGTTCGATCCGCAAAACAAAATAGCAGGAACAACATTGATCCGTTATAAACACGAACACATGGAGATCGATCAGCGGATCACCGGGGTTCACAGGAATTATCGCAGGCGCGGGCTTGCAAAGTATTTAAAGGCGCTGATGATGAAAAAAATTCTTGAACAATTCCCTGATTGTCCTTCCGTTCGCACAGAATGTTTTGCAATGAATCTTCCTATGATCGCACTGAATAAGGCCATGGGGTACCGAATTGCCGCCAGGGAAGCCGATCACGTGTTTCAAAACCTAATGTAA
- the atpC gene encoding ATP synthase F1 subunit epsilon produces MQLEIISPDKKIFSGEVKSVSLPGVDGSFGVLNRHAPIISSLKKGKVKVLDNQSATHIFEINGGVAEVQNNKLIILAE; encoded by the coding sequence ATGCAGCTTGAAATAATCAGTCCTGATAAAAAGATATTCTCCGGAGAGGTGAAATCGGTTTCACTGCCCGGTGTGGATGGTTCTTTTGGGGTACTGAACAGACATGCTCCCATTATCTCTTCGCTGAAGAAGGGGAAAGTAAAGGTTCTGGATAATCAAAGTGCTACACATATCTTTGAAATCAACGGTGGTGTGGCAGAAGTTCAGAATAATAAACTGATCATCCTGGCAGAGTAA